The following are from one region of the Capsicum annuum cultivar UCD-10X-F1 chromosome 1, UCD10Xv1.1, whole genome shotgun sequence genome:
- the LOC107842963 gene encoding 40S ribosomal protein S21-2 has translation MQNEEGQNMDLYIPRKCSATNRLITSKDHASVQLNVGHLDDRGVYTGTFTTFALCGFIRAQGDADSALDRLWQKKKVEARQE, from the exons ATGCAGAACGAGGAGGGACAAAACATGGATCTTTACATCCCCAGGAAATG TTCTGCTACCAATAGGCTCATCACTTCAAAGGATCATGCCTCTGTTCAGCTCAATGTTGGTCATTTGGATGATAGGGGCGTGTACACAGGCACTTTCACTACCTTTGCTCTCTGTGGTTTCATCCGTGCTCAG GGTGATGCTGACAGCGCACTGGACCGCCTCTGGCAGAAGAAGAAAGTTGAAGCTAGACAAGAGTAG